The region AGCGCTTTATTGAAGAAGCCAACAAGAATGCCGGTCATTAAAACAGCAACGTCATTCTGACAAAAGGGGTCTTCGGACTCCTTTTTTATTGCCTGCACCAATTAAGCAGACTGACTCATGATCGAGGAAGGAAAAGTCATATAAAATCTCCCCATCATGAATTTCCATAAAAACCGCCTCATTCACTGGATCGCAGCTCTAGCTATAGCGATGAGTGCTTTGGCTCCTGCGGTTTCTCAAGCAGTTTCGTTTGCTAAGCATGGCCAAGGGTTTGCGATGGAAATTTGCTCTGTTGATGGCAGCAAGATGCAGATTGATGTTCAGGGCGACGATCAAGACGTTGCCCATCAAATGCAACCTTGTCCATATTGCGTTACTCATAGCTTGATCACGCCAGCATTTAATACCAATCTCACATTTGAAGCGCCAACATCTTTTGCGTTGCTTCCAAAGCTTTTCTATCAATCACCCAGGCCTCTCACTGTTTGGTTTACACCTCCTTCAGCTGCACCTCCCGCACAAGCCTAATTATTTTTTAGGGCATAGCCTAGCTATGTAGTTGGCAACAAACAGTGTTGCTGCAATAGAGTGGGGAAATTAAAATGTTGTTCAAGCAAAAGAGAATCAGCCTTTGCATCGGCATACTTTTTGGGTCGGCCTTCATCAGCGCTGGAGTGCGTGCGCAAATAGCACCACCACCTGATTATGGGCAGAGAATTGGTGATGTTGTTGTGAGCGCGAGTCGTTCTGGAACTGAATTAAAGGATATGACACAGAATACCTCGATTATTACTAATGAGGATATTCAAAATTCTCCGAGCATGACGATTGATCAGGTATTAAAAAATCAATCGAGCGTTTTTTTGAATGATCAACCCTATTATGAAAAAGATCCAACGGGCCAAAGTTTAAATGTACGTGGATTGGGTAACGCGCGTACTTTGGCTTTAATCGATGGGTTGCCGGCGAATGACGCCATGTACGGGACTATACAGTGGAACTTGGTACCCCTTTCTGCCATTGAAGATGTTGAGCTTATTCGTGGAGGTGTCTCCAATTTATACGGTAACTATGGAATGGGTGGCTTGGTAAATATCACTACTAAGCCAATTACAGATAACAAGGGTGAAATTTCCGCAAGTTATGGTTCCTATAACACTAGTACTGTTGCAGCCTCAAAAGAAGTTGCTATTAATGAAGTGCTGAAATTGCGCGTATCTGCCGATTACTTTAATACAGATGGTTACGTCAATCAGCCAACCATCTCTCCTGCAACGACCTATCCCAAGAAGAATGCTTACGGCCAGTCAGCTCCTCTTTTGCCAGGTATGGGACCAGAAAGCGCCAATAGTGCTAACTATCGTTTGCAGGGTGCGTTGAAGTTGAGCTCAGATACTGACGTTTTTTTTAACGTCGGTTCTCACAATATGCAGAACCTGCCAACTGGCGGTTATAACTTCGCGACCAAAACGACCAATGAGACAACCTTTTCAGCTGGGGCAACAACACGTTTAAGCGCAGTGCAAAAGGTTCAAGTAAATGCATTCTATGAAAACACAACATTGTGGCAACAAAATGTAAGTAATAGCGGCACAAGCGCTCCTTACATTAGCGCGAACTATAACGACCCTTATTCAACAACTGGTGCGTCTGCTCAATACACCCATGACTTAAAAGACCAGGCAATACAACAGTTTGTTGTGAGCGTTGATGGCAGGCAGGTAGCTGCGCAAAACTTAACTAATTCCTTTAGTTCTGCCGCTGGTTATACCAATGGAGTAGTGACTTCATCTGACTATGCAAAGGGCCAGCAAGAGTTTTATGGAGTAATGGCGCAAATGAAAGCAAAAACAGATGTGATCCCATTGCAAGCAACGCTTTCACTTAGGGAAGATCAGTGGCAAAGCCAAACCCCAACCTATTGGATCGCTGGTGCAAATGGAAAGCCAAGCTATACCAATGTACCAAACCAAACTGTGAATAAGTTCAGCCCAAATTTAGGATTACTTTTGCAGGCCACTAAAGAATTGGATTTTAGAGGCGCCGCGTATCAAGGATTTCATGCCCCTGGCTTGAATAACACTCTTCGTACTTATGGCAACTCTACAAGTGTGAGCCTTGCAAATCCTTTGCTTACTCCAGAGAATATGACAGGCTATGAACTCGGTACTGACTACCGTTGGAACGCAGGTTTTGTGCAGATAACAGGTTTTAGTGCTCAGGTTAAAAACGCAGTCTATGCCCCTAATGTTTCACAAGCACAAGCTTATTCTGCCGGTTGTCCTTTATCAGTCTGTACTGGAGCGAATGGTCAAACCTATACTTTGTACGGTAATAATCAAAATCTTCAGAGCCAAGGCTTGGAAGTTCAAGCACACCATGACATAAATGCTCAATGGCTTGTAGATGGAACTTATACCCATACCAATACAGTACTTACATGGATAGGATCGGGTGTTAGTTCAACGCTAAATCCGATTGGCTCCCAGGTGGGTGGAGTCCCGCAAAATATGGGCTATGCAGGTCTCACATATATGCCGGTTCCTTATGCTAATTTGACTGCCAACATTCGTTATATTGGAAATTCTTGGTTAGATGGGGCACATACTTTACCGGTTCCTTCCTATGCGGTAGTTGGTTTAAAGGCAAATCTTCAACTCACTCCTCAAGCTTCTTTATTTGCCTCTATTGTGAATATGTTTAATCGCACCTATATTACTTACGGGACAGGCACTAGCCAAGGCAGTTATATTGCTGGGCAGCCTCAATCGATTACCGTTGGCGCGCGTATCATCTTCTAATGTCTAAAAACTTGTTCCCTAAATTGCCATCTAAAGCCCTTTTACTAGGGGCTTTAGGGTGCGTTGTCTCTGCGCTTTCATGGGCGCAGATGGACCATTCCTCGCATGCTGGCATGATGATGCCCGCCAAACCAACGGCATGCACTAGCACCAGTCTGGATTGTGCTAATGGTGCTACACCTTTTTTAACTACTGATGGCAGGTTGTTGTTAGCTTGGACTGCAGGAGGCTCTGTATCAGTGGCGCAGTCAGATGATATGGGCAAGAGCTTTGGCCCAGCAGTCATCATTGGTGAGCATGGTAAATCTTTGGATACAGGCGCGGATTCGCGACCACAAATTGTGGCCGACGATCGTGGAAACGTTTTTCTCGCTTATGCCTTTTTCAAAGACTCTAACTGGAATGCGCAAATCAATGTCGCTCAATCATCGGATTGGGGCCATACATTTTCAACTCCTAGATCATTGGTTAATGATGGGTCTAGTCAGCGATTTCCGTCGGTTATTAAGCGTCCTGACGGCTCTATTTTTATTGCCTGGATCGATAAACGCTTGGTTGCTCAGGCTAAGAAAAGTGGCCACTCTGTTCTAGGTGGATCTATTGCTTATGCATTTTCAAATGATGGTGGTGACACCTTTTCGCCAGAGAGGATTGCCAATGAGAGCAGCTGCGAATGTTGCCGTATCGGCGCCGCTAATGATCCGCAGGGTGGTGTGGCAATTATTTATAGGGCAATCTTCCCAGGCGGTGTACGGGATCATGCCTCTCAAATTATTTCTCAGACAGCCATGGGCAAGGTACAACGGGTATCCCACGATGAGTGGAAGACTGATGCCTGCCCACACCATGGACCTACGATTGCAGTTTCAGGGTCTGGAAAAATGCACGTAGCTTGGTTTACCCAAGGCAAAGCCCGCTCTGGCGTGTTTTATGCTAACTCCAATAATCAAGGCGCTACATACTCTAAGCCGATCCGGATTGGCAAGGAGGGTAGCAATGTTTCCCGCCCTTACTTGTTAGCCTTGGGATCATCAATCTGGCTGGTCTGGAAAGAGTTTGACGGCATCAACACCACCATCTATTTACAGCAATCTTCTAATGATGGAAAAACTTGGTCTACACCAAAGCAGTTAAGCCAGACAAATGGCTATTCAGATCATCCTTTATTAATTAATAAAGGTGATTTGGTATTTTTATCTTGGCTGACTCGGGCAGACGGATATCAACTCATTCCCTTAAACTCCAACCCATGAAAAAATTTCTTATCGTTTTCACATGCTTATTTGTAATGATGCAATCGGTCATGGCAGGCGGCGAAACAGTAAAGCCCTATCAGAAGGGTGACTGGAAGACTTTAATGAAGCCTTATGCTGGACAGACTGTCATCATTCATTTTTGGGGCGTTACCTGTGCACCGTGTGCCAAAGAAATGCCTTTATGGGGTAAGTTTCTTGCACAAAATAAAAATGCGAATATCGTTTTTATTCAGGTTGATGATGTTTCATCTGAGAGTGTAATAAAGATGCTCAATATAGCGAACATCAGTTCTTCAGCCTCTTATACTTTAGCAACACCTTTTGATGACTCTCTTCGTTATGAGATTGATCCTAAATGGCGTGGAGAAACCCCATTTACCTTATTGATTGATAGAAACGGTAAAGTAATACGTAAAACAGGCAGCCTCGATTTTGATAAGTTGAAGCAGTGGTATTCGCAGGCTGGATAATTTTTTTGATAATGAAACTATAAGGATCAATATGAAATCAACAGTATTAGTAGCAATGAGTGCCGTAATTGGTATCGCCTTTGGCGGCTCAGCATTAGCGCAGAATCCTGCATTTACCAACATCAAAATTGAAAATGCGTATACGCGCGCAACTGCCCCTGGTCAGCAAGTGGCAGGCGGTTTTTTAAAGATTGACAACAAGGGGAATGCAGATCAACTCATCGGCGCTAGCTCTCCCGCCGCAGGCGAAGTGCAATTACATGAAATGGCCATGGACGGTAATGTCATGAAGATGCGTCAAGTGAAAGATATAGCTGTACCAGCAGATGGTAGTGTTGAATTAAAGCCGGGCGGCTATCACCTGATGTTCATGAATTTAAAAGGTCCTTTTGTAGCCGGCCAAACCGTACCAGTAAAACTCAAGTTTGCTAAAGCAGGCGAGATGGAATTGAAGCTTCCAGTAAATGCAGTCGGAGCGAAGTAAAGGGTAATAAAAAAGCCCCTAGTATTACCTAGGGGCTTTTGTTTTGTTAATGCGCCAATTAGGTCAAATCTAAATTCAAATCGGTTACAGCACCTTTGCTCGCACTACTAGCAAGGCTTGCATACTTCGCAAGTAAGCCGCGGGTATAGCGTGGCTTAGGTTGTTTCCAAGCTGCGCGTCGCTTAGCAATTTCTTCTTCGCTGACGTTGAGCTGAATAAGAAGTTGGTGAGCATCT is a window of Polynucleobacter asymbioticus QLW-P1DMWA-1 DNA encoding:
- a CDS encoding copper chaperone PCu(A)C, giving the protein MKSTVLVAMSAVIGIAFGGSALAQNPAFTNIKIENAYTRATAPGQQVAGGFLKIDNKGNADQLIGASSPAAGEVQLHEMAMDGNVMKMRQVKDIAVPADGSVELKPGGYHLMFMNLKGPFVAGQTVPVKLKFAKAGEMELKLPVNAVGAK
- a CDS encoding TonB-dependent receptor, with amino-acid sequence MLFKQKRISLCIGILFGSAFISAGVRAQIAPPPDYGQRIGDVVVSASRSGTELKDMTQNTSIITNEDIQNSPSMTIDQVLKNQSSVFLNDQPYYEKDPTGQSLNVRGLGNARTLALIDGLPANDAMYGTIQWNLVPLSAIEDVELIRGGVSNLYGNYGMGGLVNITTKPITDNKGEISASYGSYNTSTVAASKEVAINEVLKLRVSADYFNTDGYVNQPTISPATTYPKKNAYGQSAPLLPGMGPESANSANYRLQGALKLSSDTDVFFNVGSHNMQNLPTGGYNFATKTTNETTFSAGATTRLSAVQKVQVNAFYENTTLWQQNVSNSGTSAPYISANYNDPYSTTGASAQYTHDLKDQAIQQFVVSVDGRQVAAQNLTNSFSSAAGYTNGVVTSSDYAKGQQEFYGVMAQMKAKTDVIPLQATLSLREDQWQSQTPTYWIAGANGKPSYTNVPNQTVNKFSPNLGLLLQATKELDFRGAAYQGFHAPGLNNTLRTYGNSTSVSLANPLLTPENMTGYELGTDYRWNAGFVQITGFSAQVKNAVYAPNVSQAQAYSAGCPLSVCTGANGQTYTLYGNNQNLQSQGLEVQAHHDINAQWLVDGTYTHTNTVLTWIGSGVSSTLNPIGSQVGGVPQNMGYAGLTYMPVPYANLTANIRYIGNSWLDGAHTLPVPSYAVVGLKANLQLTPQASLFASIVNMFNRTYITYGTGTSQGSYIAGQPQSITVGARIIF
- a CDS encoding sialidase family protein, translated to MSKNLFPKLPSKALLLGALGCVVSALSWAQMDHSSHAGMMMPAKPTACTSTSLDCANGATPFLTTDGRLLLAWTAGGSVSVAQSDDMGKSFGPAVIIGEHGKSLDTGADSRPQIVADDRGNVFLAYAFFKDSNWNAQINVAQSSDWGHTFSTPRSLVNDGSSQRFPSVIKRPDGSIFIAWIDKRLVAQAKKSGHSVLGGSIAYAFSNDGGDTFSPERIANESSCECCRIGAANDPQGGVAIIYRAIFPGGVRDHASQIISQTAMGKVQRVSHDEWKTDACPHHGPTIAVSGSGKMHVAWFTQGKARSGVFYANSNNQGATYSKPIRIGKEGSNVSRPYLLALGSSIWLVWKEFDGINTTIYLQQSSNDGKTWSTPKQLSQTNGYSDHPLLINKGDLVFLSWLTRADGYQLIPLNSNP
- a CDS encoding TlpA family protein disulfide reductase; protein product: MKKFLIVFTCLFVMMQSVMAGGETVKPYQKGDWKTLMKPYAGQTVIIHFWGVTCAPCAKEMPLWGKFLAQNKNANIVFIQVDDVSSESVIKMLNIANISSSASYTLATPFDDSLRYEIDPKWRGETPFTLLIDRNGKVIRKTGSLDFDKLKQWYSQAG
- a CDS encoding DUF2946 domain-containing protein; the protein is MNFHKNRLIHWIAALAIAMSALAPAVSQAVSFAKHGQGFAMEICSVDGSKMQIDVQGDDQDVAHQMQPCPYCVTHSLITPAFNTNLTFEAPTSFALLPKLFYQSPRPLTVWFTPPSAAPPAQA